The following coding sequences are from one Xiphias gladius isolate SHS-SW01 ecotype Sanya breed wild chromosome 14, ASM1685928v1, whole genome shotgun sequence window:
- the ccl20a.3 gene encoding C-C motif chemokine 20a.3: protein MVSIKTALTVITLLTICLLATDTSALNPECCRRYMLTKIPFTAIRGYSVQTHKELCSLNAIIFHTRKGKACTNPALNWVMDYVDRLRNRAQMVHMKTSKA from the exons ATGGTGTCAATCAAAACTGCGCTGACGGTGATCACACTCCTTACCATCTGTCTGCTGGCAACAGACACGTCTGCAT TGAATCCTGAATGCTGCCGAAGATACATGTTAACCAAAATACCATTTACTGCAATCAGGGGGTACTCAGTCCAGACTCACAAGGAGCTGTGTTCTCTCAATGCCATCAT TTTCCACACTAGGAAGGGTAAAGCATGCACCAATCCTGCTTTGAACTGGGTAATGGACTATGTCGACCGTCTgag GAATAGAGCACAAATGGTTCACATGAAGACCTCAAAAGCATAG